In a genomic window of Pseudodesulfovibrio senegalensis:
- a CDS encoding SLC13 family permease: MTPEIITVLAVLVFAVLLFIFEWVRVDVVGIIMMVLLPLLGLVTPQQAISGLSSNAVVSIIAVIIIGAGLDKTGVMNSMARVILRFAGKSESRIMTLIAGTVAIISGFMQNIGAAALFLPAAKRIGNQTGVPVGRLLMPMGFCAIIGGCLTLVGSSPLILLNDLMVVGGKKYAAFGMFSVTPIGLLLIAAALVYFILFGRFILPSRSEDEKSGPMSSVLTGTYNNVGSLFELAIPESWENDSPLKSLDLRPVYFCTLVAIARNHGKTHIFAPTPEETIQPGDHIVVVGPQEFAAHMAEDMGWVLQDELTTFAEELSPNNAGIMEGLVTPRSEFSGKSLSELRIRQRFQVSALAIFRGDKIFVSGLNDIIIESGDALLLHGRWEMFHMLKGLPDLVFTETVKGELLRTEKAKLALMWLAVSLTMILGFHVQLSIALLTGALGMVLTKVLTIDEAYQSVDWMTVFLLGGLIPLGMAFENTGAAKFIADTIMAALGTPSAVVLLTVIGILTSFFTLVASNVGATVLLVPLSMNMALNAGVDPRVAALTVAVAASNTFVLPTHQVNALIMRPGGYRTVDYVRSGVGMTILYMVVMIAALMMLY, encoded by the coding sequence ATGACCCCAGAAATCATTACTGTTCTGGCCGTACTCGTTTTCGCTGTCCTTCTCTTCATCTTCGAATGGGTTCGGGTGGACGTGGTCGGCATCATCATGATGGTGCTGCTCCCCCTGCTCGGACTCGTCACGCCGCAACAGGCCATCAGCGGTCTGAGCAGTAACGCCGTGGTCTCCATCATCGCGGTGATCATCATCGGCGCCGGACTGGACAAAACCGGCGTCATGAATTCCATGGCCCGGGTGATTCTGCGATTCGCCGGCAAAAGCGAATCCAGAATCATGACCCTTATTGCAGGTACGGTGGCCATCATATCAGGCTTCATGCAAAACATCGGCGCGGCAGCACTTTTCCTGCCCGCGGCCAAACGCATAGGCAACCAGACCGGCGTCCCCGTGGGGCGTCTGCTCATGCCCATGGGTTTCTGCGCCATCATCGGCGGCTGCCTGACACTGGTCGGTTCCAGTCCGCTGATCCTGCTCAACGACCTCATGGTCGTGGGCGGCAAAAAATACGCGGCCTTCGGCATGTTCAGCGTCACCCCCATCGGCCTGCTGCTCATTGCGGCCGCACTGGTCTATTTCATCCTGTTCGGCCGGTTCATCCTGCCTTCGCGTTCCGAAGACGAAAAATCCGGCCCCATGTCATCCGTGCTCACCGGCACATACAACAACGTGGGGTCCCTTTTCGAGCTGGCTATTCCGGAAAGCTGGGAAAACGACTCGCCTCTCAAATCCCTTGACCTCAGGCCCGTCTACTTCTGCACGCTGGTGGCCATTGCCCGCAACCACGGCAAAACGCATATCTTCGCGCCCACCCCGGAGGAAACAATTCAGCCGGGTGACCACATCGTGGTGGTGGGACCGCAGGAATTCGCGGCGCACATGGCCGAAGACATGGGCTGGGTCCTTCAGGACGAGCTGACCACATTCGCCGAAGAGCTTTCCCCGAACAACGCAGGCATCATGGAGGGGCTTGTCACGCCCCGCTCCGAGTTCAGCGGCAAATCCCTTTCCGAACTGCGTATACGTCAACGATTCCAGGTGTCCGCTCTGGCCATTTTCCGGGGCGACAAGATTTTCGTCAGCGGGCTGAACGACATCATCATCGAATCGGGCGACGCCCTGCTCCTGCATGGTCGCTGGGAAATGTTCCACATGCTCAAGGGCCTGCCCGACCTGGTCTTTACCGAAACGGTCAAAGGCGAACTGCTGCGCACCGAAAAAGCCAAGCTCGCGCTCATGTGGCTGGCCGTTTCCCTGACCATGATTCTCGGCTTCCATGTGCAGCTTTCCATCGCCCTGCTGACCGGAGCGCTCGGCATGGTCCTGACCAAAGTCCTGACCATTGACGAAGCCTACCAATCAGTTGACTGGATGACCGTATTCCTGCTCGGCGGGCTGATCCCGCTGGGCATGGCCTTCGAGAACACCGGGGCAGCCAAGTTCATTGCGGACACCATCATGGCCGCTCTGGGCACGCCTTCCGCCGTGGTACTGCTCACGGTCATCGGCATCCTGACATCATTCTTCACGCTGGTGGCTTCCAACGTGGGAGCCACGGTGCTGCTGGTACCGCTATCCATGAACATGGCCCTCAACGCGGGGGTGGACCCGCGCGTTGCAGCCCTGACCGTGGCCGTGGCCGCATCAAACACCTTTGTACTGCCCACCCATCAGGTCAACGCCCTGATCATGCGCCCGGGGGGATACCGTACCGTTGACTACGTCCGCAGCGGCGTGGGCATGACCATCCTGTACATGGTCGTCATGATCGCTGCGCTGATGATGCTGTATTAA
- a CDS encoding universal stress protein codes for MKTFFKRFTASRKKTVTDTPLATEAVRCDRPECKILVICRGQAFSRDIADYAVSMAAKTRSSLVAVNVDESGQDFNEFSDEARKNIEYFSCKAVDAGLNFSHEVRQGDEEAVVAAMHEQDQFRYVMDDSIAVCQSRRTIPVYTRATLQAK; via the coding sequence ATGAAAACATTTTTCAAACGGTTTACCGCAAGCCGCAAGAAAACAGTCACCGACACCCCCCTGGCCACCGAAGCTGTCCGTTGTGATCGTCCGGAGTGCAAAATCCTCGTCATCTGCCGGGGTCAGGCTTTTTCCCGCGATATTGCCGACTACGCCGTAAGCATGGCTGCCAAGACCAGAAGCTCACTGGTTGCAGTGAACGTTGATGAATCCGGTCAGGATTTCAACGAGTTCTCCGACGAGGCGCGAAAAAACATAGAGTATTTCTCCTGCAAGGCTGTTGATGCGGGCCTCAACTTCAGTCATGAGGTGCGACAGGGTGACGAGGAAGCCGTCGTAGCCGCAATGCATGAGCAGGACCAATTCCGCTACGTTATGGACGACTCCATTGCCGTGTGCCAGAGCAGGAGAACCATTCCCGTATACACCCGTGCGACGCTGCAGGCCAAATAA
- a CDS encoding S16 family serine protease encodes MGWFGREKSPAPAAKEPRQDDARKELSGPSRQQDALRERIEASGLPPEVYEAAISECDRMDGVEPSSPEYAISLNFLETILSLPWNETTKDDLDINRAGEVLDARHYGLRRVKDRILEFLAVKSLCARDKPRILVVDDERIARENLTIVFEDDGYEVEAVANGVEAVAAMERKPAHVVVSDLKMDGMDGMELLQVLRKRWPDTKVVMITGYATVKTAVDALQQGADQYLGKPVNLTKLRRLVTELHAQSVRARHLHGFVLCFNGPPGMGKTSIGKAIAEAMGRKFIRLSLAGLRDEAELRGHRRTYVGAMPGRILQGISKAGSRNPVIMLDEVDKAVQDFKGDAVSVLLEMLDSEQNSGFVDHYLGLPFDLSNVLFICTANAVERLPAPLLDRLEVIDFPSYTLNEKVRIATDFVIPDQLRRHGLDEQLVSVSEDAARIVITGYTREAGLRGMRMQLASLCRKLARRVLADGSQAVEVDEAMVRELLGAPPMIAASARSRPRVGLSTSLVWTENGGEIIFVETARMQGNKQLILTGSLGEILRESAQTSLSYCRSHAGEYGIDPDVFAASDIHIHIPAGAVSKEGPSAGVSITLALLSLLTGRPIRQDVASTGELSLLGEVLPVGGIREKLMAAQAAGVGIVILPQGCARRVDDIEEDVVRDLDIRFVSTMEEAAGIALCDSPTPDDNA; translated from the coding sequence ATGGGTTGGTTCGGCAGAGAGAAATCCCCGGCCCCGGCCGCGAAGGAACCCCGGCAGGACGATGCCCGGAAGGAGTTGTCTGGACCTTCCAGACAGCAGGATGCCCTGCGCGAGAGGATTGAGGCGTCCGGGCTGCCTCCCGAGGTGTATGAGGCGGCCATCAGTGAATGCGACCGCATGGACGGCGTGGAGCCTTCCTCGCCCGAATACGCCATCAGTCTCAATTTTCTGGAAACCATACTTTCCCTGCCGTGGAATGAAACCACCAAGGATGATCTGGACATCAACCGGGCCGGCGAGGTTCTCGACGCCCGCCACTACGGCCTTCGCCGGGTCAAGGATCGCATCCTCGAGTTTCTGGCGGTCAAGAGCCTGTGCGCCCGGGACAAGCCGCGCATTCTGGTGGTGGATGACGAACGTATTGCCCGTGAGAACCTGACCATCGTTTTCGAAGACGACGGCTATGAGGTGGAAGCTGTTGCCAACGGTGTGGAGGCCGTGGCCGCAATGGAGCGGAAGCCGGCGCATGTGGTGGTCTCCGACCTGAAGATGGACGGCATGGACGGCATGGAGCTTTTGCAGGTGCTGCGCAAGCGCTGGCCGGACACCAAGGTGGTCATGATTACGGGGTATGCCACGGTCAAAACCGCCGTAGATGCCTTGCAACAGGGCGCGGACCAGTATCTGGGCAAGCCCGTGAACCTGACCAAGCTGCGGCGGCTCGTCACCGAACTGCACGCCCAGAGTGTCCGGGCCCGGCATCTGCACGGTTTCGTGCTGTGCTTCAACGGTCCTCCGGGCATGGGAAAAACGTCCATCGGCAAGGCCATTGCAGAGGCCATGGGCCGCAAGTTCATCCGCCTCTCCCTGGCCGGTCTGCGGGATGAGGCCGAGCTTCGCGGGCATCGGCGAACCTATGTGGGGGCCATGCCGGGCCGAATCCTCCAAGGCATCAGCAAGGCCGGTTCACGCAACCCCGTCATCATGCTGGACGAGGTGGACAAGGCCGTGCAGGATTTCAAGGGCGATGCCGTGTCCGTGTTGCTGGAAATGCTCGATTCCGAGCAGAACAGCGGGTTCGTGGATCATTACCTCGGGCTGCCGTTCGATCTTTCCAATGTGCTGTTCATATGCACGGCCAACGCGGTGGAACGCCTGCCAGCCCCTCTTTTGGACCGCCTCGAGGTCATTGATTTTCCCAGCTACACCTTGAACGAAAAGGTGCGGATCGCCACGGATTTCGTCATCCCCGATCAACTGCGGCGGCATGGTCTGGACGAGCAGCTGGTGAGCGTTTCCGAGGACGCGGCCAGAATTGTGATAACAGGCTATACCCGCGAGGCCGGGCTTCGCGGAATGCGCATGCAGCTTGCCTCCCTGTGCCGCAAGCTTGCCCGCCGGGTACTCGCGGACGGCAGTCAGGCTGTGGAAGTGGACGAGGCCATGGTCCGGGAACTGCTTGGGGCACCGCCCATGATTGCGGCTTCCGCCCGGTCCCGGCCACGGGTGGGATTGTCCACGAGTCTGGTCTGGACCGAGAATGGCGGCGAGATCATTTTTGTGGAGACCGCACGAATGCAGGGCAACAAACAGCTTATCCTGACGGGATCGCTGGGCGAGATCCTGCGCGAGTCGGCACAGACGTCGCTCAGCTACTGCCGCAGCCATGCCGGAGAGTACGGCATCGACCCGGACGTGTTTGCCGCTTCGGACATCCACATCCATATTCCGGCCGGTGCGGTTTCCAAGGAAGGACCGTCTGCAGGTGTGTCCATCACATTGGCATTGCTTTCCCTGCTCACGGGCAGGCCCATCCGGCAGGACGTGGCCTCGACAGGCGAACTTTCCCTGTTGGGCGAGGTGTTGCCGGTGGGTGGTATCCGGGAAAAGCTGATGGCCGCGCAGGCTGCCGGCGTCGGTATCGTTATCCTGCCGCAGGGGTGCGCCCGGCGGGTCGACGACATTGAAGAGGACGTGGTGCGGGATCTGGATATCCGTTTTGTTTCAACCATGGAGGAGGCGGCCGGAATAGCCCTGTGCGACTCGCCTACTCCAGATGATAACGCTTGA
- a CDS encoding sigma-54-dependent transcriptional regulator, with protein sequence MSAGSILVIEDERIARENLTFALTSSGHKTTALASAEEGLRELEKNDYDLVITDLMLPGIDGLQLLDRIRSHHPQTFVIMVTGHATVSNAVTAMQKGAHSYVAKPVKLDELRLQVERALEQHALSAEVQRLRELVAQGKSDFPLVGESDVFVKLKKTVRQLAQMDCNVLIQGETGTGKELVAQGIHQLSRRSEERFMAINCGTFTAELMDKELFGHEKEAFTGANRGQKGILEVADGGTVFFDEIGELPLNMQVKLLRVLQERNFLRVGGTKEIPVDIRVLAATNCDLQEMVDRGEFRQDLYYRLNVVTLQAPPLREHREDIPILIGHFLEKHRQPGQTISSISQDTLNVLMRYAFPGNVRELENIVQRALALGQGTSFTPDLLPAEICDAGTEAPLPTLEDLEKSHIRKVLAASAGNKTQAARILGIDRVSLWRKIKRYHLE encoded by the coding sequence ATGAGCGCCGGATCCATCCTTGTCATCGAGGACGAGCGCATCGCCCGCGAAAACCTGACGTTCGCCCTGACGTCCTCGGGCCACAAAACGACCGCGCTGGCTTCGGCCGAAGAAGGCCTCCGCGAACTGGAAAAAAACGACTACGACCTGGTCATCACGGACCTGATGCTCCCGGGCATTGACGGCCTTCAGCTTTTGGACCGCATCCGCTCCCACCACCCGCAAACCTTCGTCATCATGGTCACGGGCCATGCCACTGTGTCCAACGCGGTCACGGCCATGCAAAAAGGGGCTCACTCATACGTTGCCAAGCCTGTCAAGCTGGACGAACTGCGTCTTCAGGTGGAGCGGGCGCTGGAGCAGCACGCCCTGTCCGCTGAGGTCCAGCGCCTCAGGGAACTCGTCGCCCAAGGCAAGAGCGATTTCCCGCTGGTGGGTGAAAGCGACGTGTTCGTCAAGCTGAAAAAAACCGTGCGGCAACTGGCCCAGATGGACTGCAACGTGCTCATCCAGGGCGAGACCGGCACGGGCAAGGAACTGGTGGCGCAGGGCATCCATCAACTCAGCCGGCGCTCCGAAGAACGGTTCATGGCCATCAACTGCGGCACCTTCACGGCCGAACTCATGGACAAGGAACTGTTCGGCCACGAAAAGGAAGCCTTCACCGGAGCAAACCGGGGCCAGAAAGGCATTCTGGAAGTGGCCGACGGCGGCACGGTCTTTTTCGACGAAATCGGCGAACTGCCGTTGAACATGCAAGTCAAGCTGCTGCGGGTTCTTCAGGAGCGCAACTTCCTGCGTGTCGGCGGCACCAAGGAAATTCCGGTGGACATTCGGGTACTGGCCGCCACCAACTGCGACCTGCAGGAAATGGTGGACCGGGGGGAATTTCGTCAGGATCTCTATTACCGGCTGAACGTGGTCACGCTTCAGGCCCCGCCGCTTCGTGAGCATCGCGAGGACATCCCCATCCTCATCGGACATTTTCTGGAGAAGCACCGCCAGCCGGGGCAGACCATATCGTCCATCTCACAGGACACGCTCAACGTGCTCATGCGCTACGCATTTCCGGGCAACGTGCGCGAGCTGGAAAACATTGTCCAGCGCGCATTGGCCCTCGGACAGGGAACGTCCTTCACTCCGGACCTGCTGCCCGCCGAAATCTGCGATGCCGGGACCGAGGCGCCGCTGCCCACGTTGGAGGATCTGGAAAAAAGCCACATCCGCAAGGTGCTGGCCGCTTCGGCCGGCAACAAGACGCAGGCCGCGCGCATCCTCGGCATAGACCGGGTCTCGCTGTGGCGTAAAATCAAGCGTTATCATCTGGAGTAG
- a CDS encoding sensor histidine kinase gives MFRPNLRHTIIIGIAIFTLAFGGIALLSLSNINQLEQEVTLVERADDLRNLILEIRREEKNFFLYHDKGVLSLNRHNIQKAATLLQTLSEEIDTPPGREHGRALKQGLARYNVLLGELDASPSAVMENAPKAQALREAGQSMVEHSIAIAEFERQSVLTINHKLRTTLVIAMGVVAIVVLALVIFVSKSILGPLRRVHEATRSIAQGTFEPLAVKNAEDEIQQVFVALNSMVEELNKRQTQLVQAQKLSSIGTLASGIAHQLNNPLNNISTSAQLLSEQTAGQNPFADKMMDNIAQETVRARDIVKGLLEFSRHKDFSPRPCNIKKVITSALQLVSSQIGPRITVNVRVADEVTLYLDRQRFNEALINLIINATQAIGDEEGTIEIESYRDADHKIITIADSGPGIPPEILQRIFDPFFSTKEVGQGTGLGLYVVYGIIEEHNGSIRVESAPGQGTKFFIRLPLNPEKTA, from the coding sequence ATGTTCAGACCCAATCTCAGACACACCATCATCATCGGCATAGCCATCTTCACCCTTGCCTTCGGCGGGATCGCCCTGTTGTCCCTTTCCAACATCAACCAGCTGGAGCAGGAAGTGACTCTGGTGGAGCGGGCAGACGACCTGCGCAACCTGATCCTTGAAATCCGACGCGAGGAAAAAAACTTTTTCCTGTATCACGACAAGGGAGTGCTGAGTCTGAACCGGCACAACATCCAGAAGGCCGCCACCCTGCTGCAGACTCTTTCCGAAGAGATCGACACGCCCCCCGGCCGCGAGCACGGCCGGGCCCTCAAGCAGGGACTGGCACGCTACAACGTGTTGCTCGGCGAGCTCGATGCCAGCCCCTCGGCCGTCATGGAAAACGCCCCCAAAGCACAGGCCCTCCGCGAGGCCGGGCAAAGCATGGTGGAGCACTCCATCGCCATCGCCGAATTCGAACGTCAGAGCGTCCTGACCATAAACCACAAACTGCGCACTACGCTGGTCATCGCCATGGGCGTGGTGGCCATTGTTGTGCTGGCGCTGGTCATCTTTGTCTCCAAATCCATCCTCGGGCCCCTGCGCCGGGTGCACGAGGCCACGCGCAGCATCGCCCAGGGCACCTTTGAGCCCTTGGCGGTCAAAAACGCGGAAGACGAGATCCAACAGGTGTTCGTGGCGTTGAACTCCATGGTCGAGGAACTGAACAAACGACAAACCCAGCTCGTGCAGGCCCAGAAGCTCTCCTCCATCGGCACGCTCGCATCCGGCATCGCCCACCAGCTGAACAATCCGCTCAACAACATTTCCACCTCGGCACAGCTCTTGTCCGAACAAACCGCGGGGCAAAATCCGTTTGCCGACAAGATGATGGACAACATCGCCCAGGAAACCGTGCGGGCTCGCGACATCGTCAAGGGGCTACTCGAATTCTCCCGGCACAAGGATTTCTCTCCCCGGCCGTGCAACATCAAGAAGGTCATCACTTCCGCGCTGCAACTGGTCTCCAGCCAGATCGGCCCCCGGATAACGGTCAATGTGCGGGTGGCGGACGAGGTCACCCTGTATCTGGACAGACAACGGTTCAACGAAGCGCTGATCAACCTGATCATCAACGCCACCCAGGCCATTGGTGACGAGGAAGGAACCATCGAGATCGAATCGTATCGGGACGCGGACCACAAAATCATCACCATTGCGGACTCCGGCCCGGGCATTCCGCCCGAAATCCTGCAACGCATTTTCGATCCCTTCTTCTCTACCAAGGAAGTGGGGCAGGGCACGGGCCTGGGCCTCTACGTGGTCTACGGCATCATCGAGGAACACAACGGTTCCATACGGGTCGAGAGTGCCCCCGGACAAGGCACCAAATTCTTCATCCGACTCCCCCTCAACCCGGAGAAAACCGCATGA
- a CDS encoding ABC transporter permease, producing MIWGENFSEALGSLWDAKQRTLLALLGIVIGIGSVIAMVSAGEMVKNQVMKAFTDMGTDLLAVEPNQDSGTPRHIPFAAALRAPKYCPAITQVAPYTRSFVEVTNKGKSFNLTMLGVTQSFGDINKLKVLKGRFLSDLDLLMPFCVITDKVEKRLIEGGMQKVLGAQILVDNRILTICGVIRHEPMSGMRPDGLDSGILIPISMSFRMMSNPGVQAMLAKFREDAAWQTAANQIKGYFARASRHLDVNVRSAEQLIDQQQAQMRLFTLLLGAIGSISLIVGGVGVMNVMLVSVTERTKEIGIRRALGAMQKDIQQQFLMESLLLCVAGGVIGSFAGVGVAYGLAAFNHWDFFVSMDAIAIGVVVSCLVGIFFGFYPARQAARLSPIDALRSE from the coding sequence ATGATCTGGGGCGAAAATTTCAGCGAGGCTCTCGGGAGCCTGTGGGACGCCAAGCAACGCACCCTGCTTGCCCTGCTCGGCATTGTCATCGGCATAGGATCGGTCATTGCCATGGTGTCCGCGGGGGAGATGGTCAAGAATCAAGTGATGAAAGCCTTCACGGACATGGGAACCGACCTCCTTGCTGTCGAACCGAATCAGGACTCGGGCACGCCCAGACATATTCCGTTCGCCGCGGCGTTGCGCGCCCCGAAATATTGCCCGGCCATCACTCAGGTGGCCCCCTATACGCGATCATTCGTCGAAGTGACCAACAAGGGCAAAAGCTTCAACCTCACCATGCTCGGCGTGACCCAATCCTTCGGCGACATAAACAAACTCAAGGTGCTCAAAGGAAGGTTCCTTTCCGACCTCGACCTGCTCATGCCCTTTTGCGTCATCACGGACAAAGTGGAAAAGCGCCTGATCGAGGGAGGCATGCAAAAGGTGCTTGGAGCGCAGATCCTGGTAGATAATCGCATTCTGACAATCTGCGGCGTCATTCGACACGAGCCCATGAGCGGCATGCGGCCTGACGGACTGGATTCGGGTATCCTGATTCCGATCTCCATGTCGTTTCGAATGATGAGCAATCCCGGCGTACAAGCCATGCTGGCAAAATTCAGAGAAGATGCCGCATGGCAGACCGCAGCCAACCAGATCAAGGGATATTTCGCACGAGCCTCGCGACACCTTGACGTGAATGTCCGCAGCGCTGAACAACTGATCGATCAGCAACAGGCCCAGATGCGGCTCTTTACCCTGCTGCTGGGTGCCATCGGCTCCATTTCACTCATCGTGGGCGGTGTGGGCGTCATGAACGTGATGCTTGTCTCCGTAACCGAACGGACAAAGGAAATCGGCATCCGCCGGGCACTCGGGGCCATGCAAAAGGACATTCAACAACAATTCCTCATGGAATCACTGCTGCTCTGCGTCGCGGGGGGAGTCATCGGCTCCTTTGCAGGCGTGGGGGTGGCCTACGGGCTGGCGGCATTCAACCACTGGGATTTCTTCGTCTCCATGGACGCCATTGCCATAGGTGTCGTCGTCTCCTGTCTGGTCGGCATCTTTTTCGGTTTCTATCCGGCCCGTCAGGCGGCACGCCTCAGCCCTATTGACGCACTGAGATCCGAATAA
- a CDS encoding ABC transporter ATP-binding protein, giving the protein MIELRDIHKSYMLGSVPLEVLRGITLRVEKGELLSVVGASGCGKSTLMNILGFLDTPSSGQYFFEERESSNLDDGALSRIRNQRIGFCFQQFNLLPRLSARDNVCLPLLYRGVGKSMRIEKASEMLDRVGMADRMNHRPSELSGGQQQRVAIARALVGEPALILADEPTGALDSTTSDAIMSLFSELNREKHITTIIITHDPDLARQCARIVHMSDGALVEEES; this is encoded by the coding sequence ATGATTGAACTCCGAGATATCCACAAATCCTACATGCTGGGATCAGTGCCCTTGGAAGTCCTGCGCGGAATCACGCTGCGCGTCGAAAAGGGTGAACTGCTGTCCGTTGTCGGGGCTTCCGGCTGCGGCAAAAGCACCCTCATGAACATACTGGGCTTTCTGGATACGCCCTCGTCCGGCCAATACTTTTTCGAAGAAAGGGAGAGTTCGAATCTCGATGACGGGGCCCTCTCACGCATCCGCAACCAACGCATCGGATTCTGCTTCCAGCAATTCAACCTGCTTCCCAGACTCTCTGCCCGAGATAATGTCTGCCTGCCGCTCCTGTACCGGGGTGTCGGCAAATCCATGCGCATCGAAAAAGCCAGCGAGATGCTTGACCGGGTTGGAATGGCCGATCGCATGAACCACAGGCCATCGGAGCTGTCGGGCGGCCAGCAGCAGCGCGTGGCCATTGCTCGCGCCCTGGTTGGCGAACCGGCCCTGATTCTGGCTGACGAACCGACCGGAGCCCTCGATTCCACGACTTCCGACGCCATCATGTCCCTTTTTTCCGAACTCAACCGGGAAAAACACATTACCACCATCATCATCACCCATGATCCGGACCTGGCCCGACAGTGTGCACGCATTGTTCACATGAGCGACGGGGCACTCGTGGAGGAAGAGTCATGA
- a CDS encoding efflux RND transporter periplasmic adaptor subunit codes for MTDDKRDPALSELKTMEQTVRRAKERFSRLQTIQKSALLILLVMFSWVFYHMFTADWFAGEFHHLPAGKTMRTVTVTTQPISREVSLTGSLEPLKTVNIPAPFSGPVKTMAFTYGEEVRRGQKLMVLDNSDLMIKLRNAESDFIKAKQDFNDKAHWSKSPESRDAQRELISARNSADAKKRKLKEAEALFSNGIISRDDMEQAKEDYRSAKDTLASSEDKYRAELKKGGQDNVRMAEIKLENAKAVFESYKAKAALATVIAPVRGVAMKPQFSDNEKTMVLSEGASVTAGLPMLAIADLESMEVRAKADEVDVVELRVGQKVHVTGEAFPGVVLAGVIRDIASQTVKESDSAHPFYRVDVTINDIPANVASTVRIGMSAELQIVVYENPKAILVPISAVDPKAKTVQRIDPSTGKPKPVRVKTGITTLQDVEILRGLSVGDKIVIQ; via the coding sequence GTGACCGATGACAAACGCGACCCGGCGCTCTCTGAACTGAAAACCATGGAACAGACGGTGCGTCGAGCCAAGGAGCGGTTTTCCCGGCTCCAAACAATTCAGAAAAGCGCACTTCTGATCCTTTTGGTCATGTTTTCGTGGGTCTTTTACCACATGTTTACGGCTGACTGGTTTGCCGGGGAATTTCACCACCTGCCCGCCGGCAAGACCATGCGAACAGTGACAGTAACCACCCAGCCCATCAGCCGGGAAGTATCCCTGACCGGTTCACTGGAACCGCTCAAGACCGTCAACATCCCGGCCCCATTCAGCGGCCCGGTAAAGACAATGGCCTTCACATACGGCGAGGAGGTCCGGCGGGGTCAGAAGCTCATGGTCCTCGACAATTCCGACCTGATGATCAAACTGCGCAACGCAGAGAGCGACTTTATCAAGGCCAAACAGGATTTCAACGACAAGGCGCACTGGTCGAAGTCTCCCGAGAGCCGCGACGCCCAACGCGAACTCATCAGCGCCCGCAACAGCGCAGACGCCAAGAAACGCAAACTCAAGGAAGCCGAAGCCCTGTTCAGCAACGGCATCATCTCCCGCGACGACATGGAGCAGGCAAAAGAGGACTACCGCTCCGCCAAGGACACGCTGGCCTCATCTGAAGACAAATACAGGGCAGAGCTCAAGAAAGGCGGGCAGGACAACGTACGCATGGCCGAGATCAAACTGGAGAATGCCAAGGCGGTTTTCGAAAGCTACAAGGCGAAAGCAGCCCTGGCCACGGTGATCGCACCGGTTCGCGGTGTCGCCATGAAACCACAGTTCTCCGACAATGAAAAAACCATGGTATTATCGGAAGGCGCCAGCGTCACTGCGGGCCTGCCCATGCTCGCCATAGCGGACCTTGAATCCATGGAAGTCAGGGCCAAGGCGGACGAGGTGGACGTGGTCGAACTGCGCGTGGGCCAGAAAGTGCACGTTACCGGCGAGGCATTTCCCGGCGTGGTCCTGGCCGGAGTCATTCGCGACATAGCCTCCCAGACAGTCAAGGAGTCCGATTCCGCTCATCCGTTCTACCGGGTGGATGTCACCATCAACGACATCCCGGCAAATGTAGCCAGCACCGTGCGCATCGGCATGTCCGCCGAATTGCAGATCGTGGTCTATGAAAATCCCAAGGCGATTCTCGTTCCCATCAGTGCGGTGGACCCGAAGGCCAAGACCGTTCAACGCATCGACCCTTCCACCGGCAAGCCGAAACCCGTCAGGGTGAAGACCGGCATCACCACCCTGCAGGACGTGGAGATTCTCAGGGGCCTCTCGGTGGGCGACAAGATTGTCATACAATAG